A window of Primulina huaijiensis isolate GDHJ02 chromosome 9, ASM1229523v2, whole genome shotgun sequence contains these coding sequences:
- the LOC140984940 gene encoding protein LATERAL BRANCHING OXIDOREDUCTASE 1-like gives MGEVDPDFIQSLEHRPKPRTIEPENIPLIDLSPLKSSSDANDLASLASEIGDACEKWGFFQVINHGVPLKCREKIESASRKFFALPREEKRKVSRDEVNPYGYYDTEHTKNVRDWKEVMDFTVQTPTTLPVSHEPDDRRLIELINQWPKDPPELREACEEHAKEMEKLAFKLLELIALSLGLKRDRLHGFFEDQTSRIRLNYYPPCPVPHLTLGVGRHKDAGVLTVLAQDDVGGLEVKRKSDGEWIFVNPIQNAYIINVGDIIQVWSNEKYESVEHRAMVNSEKARFSIPFFFNPAHYTWVEPLQELIHDQNQPKYKGYNWGKFLTTRNLGNFKKLAVENIQIAHFKT, from the exons ATGGGAGAAGTTGATCCTGATTTCATCCAATCCCTGGAACACAGGCCTAAACCACGCACCATCGAGCCCGAAAACATCCCACTGATCGATCTCTCTCCGCTAAAATCTTCGTCCGACGCCAATGATTTAGCCAGTTTGGCATCAGAAATAGGCGATGCATGTGAGAAGTGGGGTTTTTTCCAAGTGATCAACCATGGGGTGCCTTTGAAATGCCGCGAAAAGATTGAGTCAGCGTCGAGGAAGTTTTTCGCCCTGCCGAGGGAGGAGAAGAGAAAAGTGAGCAGAGATGAGGTGAACCCTTATGGATACTACGATACCGAGCACACCAAGAATGTAAGAGATTGGAAAGAAGTAATGGATTTCACGGTGCAGACTCCGACGACTCTTCCGGTTTCTCATGAACCTGATGACAGGAGGCTCATAGAGTTGATCAATCAGTGGCCTAAAGATCCTCCGGAGTTGAG GGAGGCATGTGAAGAACATGCAAAAGAAATGGAAAAACTAGCTTTCAAGTTGCTGGAACTCATAGCCTTGAGTTTAGGCTTGAAAAGAGATCGGCTACATGGATTTTTCGAGGACCAGACCAGCCGGATAAGACTCAACTACTATCCACCCTGCCCGGTTCCACACCTGACTCTTGGCGTAGGACGACACAAAGATGCTGGTGTCTTGACTGTTCTTGCTCAAGACGATGTTGGCGGGCTCGAAGTGAAGCGAAAATCCGATGGAGAATGGATTTTTGTTAACCCTATTCAGAACGCCTATATCATCAATGTGGGCGACATAATCCAG GTTTGGAGCAATGAGAAGTATGAGAGCGTAGAACATAGAGCAATGGTGAATTCTGAGAAGGCAAGGTTCTCAATTCCCTTCTTTTTTAACCCTGCGCATTATACTTGGGTCGAGCCTCTCCAGGAGCTTATACACGACCAAAATCAGCCCAAATACAAAGGATACAACTGGGGCAAATTTCTTACCACAAGAAACCTCGGTAATTTCAAGAAGCTTGCTGTTGAAAACATTCAGATAGCACATTTCAAGACATAA